DNA sequence from the Candidatus Bathyarchaeota archaeon genome:
AGGTGATTTTAACCGCTGATAGAACGTTAATGAGCAACTATCACAACAACGAGTTCTTAGGGTTCGGTACATGTGCACCACCGAACTTTTTCCCCGAATGGCTCTATAGTTACCTCTTCTTTCCGCCTCTAAAAACAGCCAAAGGTCATCCATTGGCAGCGCCATATGGGTTAAGAAAAACTGAGGCTCAACTACTAAAAGAAGGCTTCAAAGTTGACACCGTAAGCCCCCATCACTTAGCAAGTCACCTAAAAGACGCAAAAGTCCTTGGCATTCACGCGATGGACCCGTTTGGGTTAGGTCCAGCTTCAACAACTCTTGCCTCAATTTTCAAAAAGGAGCCCTACCTAGCAAAACACTTTCACTACCTGTTGAAATCCCCAGCAGTTGAAAAGGCAAAACAAAACGGATTAAAAGTTATTGTCGGAGGACCTGGCGCGTGGCAGTTTCGTTACCGAGAAGGCGCGGTTAAGGAGCTAGGTATTGACTGCATTATTGAGGGAGAAGCTGAGAATGTCTTAGGAAAGATTTTTAGAGATGCCCTTGAGGGAAAGGAAATTCCTCAGTATTATGAAGTGGGTGCTGGTGAAATGCCATCTTTGGAGGAGATTCCTGATATTGTTGCGCCTTCTATTAACGGGTTAATCGAGATTGGCAGGGGTTGTTGTCGCGGATGTCAGTTTTGTAATGTTACTCTTCGACCGTTGCGGTGGTATCCTTTAGATAAAGTTGAGCGTGAGTTAAATGTTAACGTTAATTCTGGCAAGACAAAGAATGTGTGCTTGCACGCTGAAGACGTAATGTTGTATGGTTCAAAGACTACTATGCCTGATGAAGAGAAACTGTTGCGGTTACATGATATGGTTTTAAAAAAGACTGAAAGCATTAGCTGGAGCCATTGTTCTTTAGCTGCGGTGGCAGCTAGTCCGAAGGTTTTTGCGAAGTTGTCTGAACGTATTTTGCAAATTCAGAAATGGTGGGGAGCAGAAATTGGAGTAGAAACAGGATCTCCCGATATAGCGAAAAAAATTATGCCAGCTAAGGCGCATCCGTTTAAGGCTGAAAACTGGCACGATGTCGTTGTTGAGGGCATGGGATTGATGCATGATTACAAGTTGGTTCCAGCAGCTACACTGATTGTAGGATTGCCTGATGAGCGTGAGGAGGATATTTTGGCGACGATGGATTTGGTTGATGATTTGAGGGATTGTCGAAGTTTAATCGTGCCTTTGTTTTTTGTGCCGTTGGGTCAGTTGAAAAGTAAGGACTGGTTTACGAACACAAAGTTAAATGAGCGGCATAAGGAGTTGCTGTTTAGGTGCGTTGAGCATGATTTCCATTGGGCTGACAGCTTGGTGAATTGGGCGTTTTCTGACAGGTGGTATCAGCGTTTGTTGCGCCCGTTCTATAAGGGGTTTACTGAAGTGGTGAAGTATAAGGTTAGGCAAATACAATAAAGTGTTTCGAAATGGCTAACCTTAAATACTATATTGAAACTCAAAAGTGGCAGAAACGTGAAATGCTTTGCCGCCGTGGCTCAGCCCGGTAGAGCGGCTGGCTGTTAACCAGTCGGTCAAAGGTTCGAATCCTTTCGGCGGCGCCAACTTCTGTTATTTCAATCTGACACTCTCATCCTTTGATTGACCACTCATTGCTTTTGCGCGTTTTCTTTGCCATGTTGAAACATCATTAAAAAAAGCCCTGTAACCGTTAGGCAATACAAGCTTTTGCCTATGCGGCTATCTTGTTTACACAAGTTGGCGATAAGTTTGATATGATATCGTGATTCTATGGGTAATGTTTTAATTGTTAGTGGCTTCTTAGCAATAAAACAGGTAATCACAATTGAGCAGTAGCGAAGCTAAATGCAGTAAGCCTGAATGTGACAAATTCGTTGCCGTCAACGAGTTAGCCAAACGCAGAGGCTTTTTCTGGCCGTCCTTTGAAATTTACGGTGGAAGCGGCGGCTTTGTAACTTATGGTCCACTGGGCACACGCCTAAAACAGAACATCGAAGCAAAACTAAGAGAACTCTTTGTCAAAAAAATCGGCGTTTACGAGATGGAAGCATCCGTCATTGCGCCTGGCAAGGTGTTTGAGGCTTCCGGTCACGTTGACCATTTTAAGGAACCGATGGTGGAGTGCCAAAATTGCCACGGCAGATTCCGAGCAGACCACCTACTCGAAGAAAAGGGCATCAGTTCGGCTGAAGCAGAAAAAATGACGTTAGAAGAAATCAAGGAAGAGTTGGAGCGGCATGGCGTTTTGTGCCCTGATTGCGGAGGCAAATTCGGCGAACCCCAACGCTACTTAACCATGTTCCAAACCACTATTGGCCCTTACTCGGGCTCGGTTGGTTACGGCAGACCAGAAGCTGCACAGAACATATTTGTGGAATTCAATCGTCTCTACACAACCGCGCGTGAGAGGCTACCGTTCGGAGTTATCCAGATTGGGCACGCGCTACGCAATGAGATTTCGCCGAGGCAGGGCTTGATTCGTCTTCGCGAGTTCACGATTGCTGACTTGGAGTTTTTCTTTGACCCAGAAGAACCCGCCTGCGAATTTATAGGTGAAGTTGAAAACGAAGTTTTGCCTATCCTGCTCTGTGGTACGAGACTTAAAGAGTGCGAAGACACAACCGACTTAACTGTGCGAGAAGCCCTTGACCGCAAAGTCATCACGTCCGAGTGGCAAGCATTCTTTATGGCGATGGCAAAACGCCTCCTCATCGAACTCGGTGTACCTGCAGAAAAACAACGTTTCATCGAAAAACTCACATGGGAAAAAGCCCACTACAGCACGCAGAGCTTTGATCAAGAAGTTTTGGTTGACCGTTGGGGCTGGGTAGAAGTTTCTGGGCACGCTTACCGCACTGACTACGATTTGTCTTGCCACATGAAAGCCAGCGGCGTAGACATGACTGTCTACAAAGAATACACTAATCCTGTGGAGAAGGAGGAACTTGTTGTTAAACCGAACATGGCAAAACTAGGTCCAATCTACAAGGGTGAAGCCGCCAAAGTCGCTGCGTTGCTCGCCAAAGTTCCTGCTCAAGAGGTTGCGGACGCCATGCAAAAACAGGGCAGCATCATGGTTGACAAGTACGAGGTTAAAGCAGATCAAGTTGACATTAGCAAACAGAAAACAATCGTTCGCGGAACACGCTTCATACCACACGTTGTGGAACCAAGTTTCGGCTCAGACCGCCTCTTCTACGTTGCTTTAGAGTACGCTTACGGCATCAAAGACGACCGCGTAGTCATGAGCTTTCCAAGAAGCATTGCGCCTATCCAAGTGGGGGTTTATCCGTTGATGAGCAAAGACGACTTAGACACTAAAGCGTTCGAAGTGCAAAAACTGCTTGCGTGTGAAGGGTTCATGGTTGAGTATGACGAGACAGGTTCCATCGGCAGACGCTACGCAAGGGCAGACGAAGCAGGTGTACAATTAGGCATAACAATCGACTACGACACCTTAAAAGATGAAACCGTTACTATCCGCGACCGTGACTCTTGGCAGCAGGTACGCACCAAAATCGCTGATTTACCAGAGTTACTGCACAGCTACTTCCAAGGAAAAATAAACTTTGAAGAGTTAGGGAAAATAATCAAAAGTTAAGCAGACAGCTTTTTTAATAAACACGTGTTAACTAAATGAATAGAATAAGGGCAGATTATAGCGGGGGAACAGTTTGGTACTTCCATCAGAAACAGAAGAGCGCGTCAAGAGAAGAGCGCTAAATGCTTGCCAAGATAACTTACGTAAGGTTGTTGATGTTTCAAGGAAAATCCCGCAGCTCGTAGAGTACTTTGCAAGCGGCGACAAAGAAAACGCCAGAAAACTCTTCAGCGAAATCCGAGCAGGCGAAGAAGAAGTCATCAAAGCAAGACGCATGGTGTCTCAAGAACTAGCTGAAATTGGTGCCATTCTGATTGCCCGAGAAGACTTTTTACGTTTCACAAACTTATCAAGCGAAATCGCTGACTTCTCAGAGGGCATCGCTTATTATCTTGTTGAGATTATGGAGCACAACTGGGTTATTCCCCCAGACCTGAAAAAAGACCTCATAAAACTCTCCTCAGCTGTTCTTGACTCAGTTCTAAAACTCAGGGAAACCATGATGGTTCTCAATTACGGTTCACAAAAAACCTTAGAACGCGCAAAGGACGTTGAAATTGCTGAGCGCGTAGTTGACGACCAATACCGCACATTAACCATTAAAGTGTTAAGCGGCAAACTAGATGTTCCTGTGCTCTTGCTCTTGAGGGATGTCTTGCAACTCTTAGAGAACTCCGCTGACAAGGCTGAAGATGCCGCTGATGTCGCGCGGATGCTTTCGTTCATCATGTAGAGAGCCGACTGCAATGTCAAAAATAGAGGTTGAATTGATAGAAAACTTTCTAGTCGTTTGGAATCCCACAGATGGCTCTGAACTCTACAAAAACAGCTACTACGGCAAGCCGCTTGGCATTCCCAAGCCGAAGGTGTTCGAGTTTGATGTGCCTTTGATTTTGGATTTGATGGAGGGGTTGTATCTTGCTGAGAAGGGCAAGATTGCGGTTTATGAGTGGGCAAAGCAGACAAAGGTAGGCTTAAGAAAGCTGCGCCAAAAAGCCAAGTTGCTGTATGGTGAGTTTGAAGAAAAATATGCTGTTTACCGTGATTTGCGTGATAGCGGTTTGATTGTTACGCCTGGGATAAAGTTTGGTTGTGATTTTGCTGTTTACAAGTTTGGTCCAGGCGTTGAGCATGCGCCTTTTATGGTTACGGTTAAGCCGTCTGGCGGTGAGGTGTCGGCGACTGAGGTTGTTCGGATTGGGCGGTTGGCGACGACTGTGCGTAAGCGGTTTATTGTCGCGGTTCCTGATTTGGCGAACGGACAGGTTCGGTATTTGATGTTTAAGTGGTTTAAAGCTTAATTTGTTTTGTAAGTATTGGTTTACATGTTAACATGCTTGGAGTTATGTTCCATGGTTTTAATCTGCATGAGAGCCATGCATGTTCGTTTGTTGCCTATTTGAGACCTTAGCAAGTCTTAAATAGCCTATAAGATGCTATAACAGTTTAGCGAGAAAATCTCGCGTAAAAAATTTGGGAGAATAGAGATGTCTAACAAAAAGATATCTGTGCTCGCTTTGACTCTATTGCTCTCAGCGCTTTTACCTATTACCGTGCTTCCTTCTGCTGACGCCCAAGTTGTCGGTAAAATAAAGGCTTACGCTTTTATCGGTGCGACACCTAACCCTGTCGGTGTTGGTCAAGAGACATTGCTACATATGGGTATCACGCAACCCTTGAGAGTAACACTAGACGGCTGGACAGGAATAACCGTTATCATAACCAAACCTGACGGAAAAAAAGAAACATTGGGACCATTTAGAACAGACTCAACAGGAGGTACAGGGACAACATTTGTACCGGATGTGGCAGGTATATACCAGTTGCAAACACACTTTCCTGAGCAATGGTACAACTACAGCATAGGAAATACGCAATATCGCTTATTATATGAGGACACTTACAGTCAAGTGCTAAACCTAACCGTAATCGAAACACTGGTTCCTCTCTATCCAGGTGTACCACTACCAACAGAATACTGGAGCCGCCCAATTGATGCTCAAGCTAGAGAGTGGGCAACAATTGGCGGAAACTGGCTTGGAATAGGACAGTTTGGAGACAACCTAGCAGGGTCAGTAATTCCAAACAACGATTATGCCCCGGAGAGTGCACACGTTTTGTGGACTAAGCCCTTAGAATACGGTGGACTCGTCGGAGACTATGACTACTCAGTATTCGGCGGAGATGCTTATGAAGGCAAATTATCAGGCGGAGTAATCATTAACGGAATCTTTTACTACAATAAATTTAACACTATCGGAACAAGTGGAACTGGGATTACCCCTGTTGAAAACTACGTTGTTGCAGTTGACTTACATACTGGCGAAGAGTTATGGTCAAGAACGCTAAGGGCACCAGACGGAACCAACGTAACGCTATCATTCGGGCAAGTGATGAAATTTACATCCTTTAATGTTCAAGGTGCATTCACTTACTTATGGGGTAGTTCTGGAACCACTTGGTATGCATTTGACCCTGCAAATGGTCGCTGGCTATTCACCATGACTAACGTTCCAAGTGCAAGCACTCTGGTCGGTCCAAACGGAGAATTTCTAAAATATGTACTTGATCAAACACGCGGCTACATGCTCATATGGAATTCCTCAGCAGTTATCGACTGCTACTGGGGAACAAACCCAAACAGTCCTAACTGGGGATCATGGAGACCACAGGGAAAAACCATTAACGCGACAGGACCAACAGCAACCACGTATCAAACACCATTCGGATTAAATGGCTATCAGAAAAACGTAACGATACCTCAAGGCTTACCAGGTTCACCCAGCTATTACGTCGCTGAAGACATAGTCATCGGTTACTATAGAGCCAGTCCAGAAAACATAAACAATCCACCATTTACTATTTGGGCTATAAACTTGAAACCTGGACATGAAGGCGAACTTTTATACAACAAAACCTACGCAGCGCCACCAGGCAACGTGACCTTTGGTTATTCACGTGTGGGAGTAAAGGATAGACTTTTCGTCATATACATGAAAGACCTTGGCACCATGCGCGCCTATAACCTTGACACTGGAGAATACATGTGGGCAACCACAGAGCCTGAGTACTACTTGAGTTACCTTGAAACATGGACTATCATCGCTGATGGAAAAGTCTACACTCATGGCACAAAAGGAATGATCGATTGCTATAATGCAACCAACGGCCAAAAATTATGGAGCTACGCGATGACTGATCCACTTAGCGAAATCTTGTGGAGCAACAATTGGATTGCTCGCATAGACTTCATTGTTGATGGGAAAATCTACGTCCGAACCAGCGCACACTCTGACAACCAACCATTACCCCGAGGCGCACCATATGTTTGTCTTAATGCAACAACAGGTGAAGTTATCTGGAGAGTTAATGGTCTTATGCGTGGCACTGACTGGGGCGGTCGAGGATACATCGGAGATAGCACTCTTGTAAAATTAGACACATATAATTTGCAAATCATCGCCGTAGGCAAAGGCCCAAGCGCTACCTCAGTTGAAGCCTCGCCTGAAGTTTCAACGTTTGGCAGCGGTAGCATACTCGTGAAAGGGCGTGTGACTGACATATCACCAGGCACAAAGAAATACGCTATAACAGCGCGTTTCCCAGATGGTGTTCCAGCAGTTTCTGACGACAGCATGAGTGATTTCATGACATATGTCTACAAACAACTTCCAAAACCAACCAATACAACGGGCGTTGAAGTCGTCATTGAAGTTCTTGACCCCAACAACAACTACTATGAAGTTGGACGCACAACAAGCGATGCAACCGGTTTCTACAAACTATCGTTCACTCCACAAGTGCCGGGCGAATACACGATTGTTGCAAGATTTGAAGGAACAAAATCTTACTATGGCTCTTACTCAGAAACAGCCATCGTAGTGGAAGAAGCACAAGCAACGCCCACACCAATCCAGCAGATTAGTCTACCGCCAACTGAACTTTACGTTGTAGGAACAGGAATAGCGGTAATAATTGCAATAGCACTCGTAGGTCTACTAATACTTAAGAAAAAACCATGATACATTACCCCTCTTTTTTTTGCACGACTTGTTTTTCAGGGTGATTTGGGTACTGCTTTTACATGACACCGTATGTTTGCTTTAGAGGATTTTGCCGTCGCTTGCTTTAATCACAACCTGATAGCCGATAATACGGTACTCGCAAAAAATCTGTTTGAAACTGCTTTTTAGTTTTGTTCATAAATGTAGACTAAAAAAGACTCACTTAGTCCAGAATCTTTGACAAAAATGCTTTTTACAATCCAAAAACCGTGTCTTTTAGCGGGATAATCATGCGTAAAACAATTGCTCTATTGGTCGTTGCTCTCCTAGTTATTTCGTCAACAATAAGTCTTCTGCCTGTTAAAGCTCAAGCCAGAACTATTGTGGTGCCTGATGATTACTCAACCATCAGCATGGCAATAGCAAGGGCGTCTGATGGAGATTCAATTTTTGTGAAGTCAGGAACCTACACGGAAAGACTGGTTATTGACAAGGCTTTGTCCCTGAGAGGAGAGGACAAGGGGGCAACTGTTATAAACGGTGATAACGGGGGCACAGTTATAATAGTAAGCCATGACAATGTTGAGTTTACTGGTTTCTCTGTAATTTACGATGAGACGCCGAACACACCTAAGTCTCTTTGGATGTGGAGCACAAGACTCATCGGAATCCACCTTCTCAACGCTAAAAACTGCAATATATACGGAAACATAATTACCGATTGCGGCGCTGGAATATGGCTCTATAACGCGCATGACAACCGCATTACCGACAACAGCATATCTGGCTGTGATTATGGGATAAGAGTCGAAGTGTCACCAGGCAACCACATATCAGGCAACTCACTCACGGGCAACTGGGGTGGTCTTTGGTTGCTGTCCTCAACTAACAACAAACTTGCAACCAACACTTTAACAAACAATGTCCGCAACTTTGGTGTTTCAGGAAGCGAAATTTCTTCCTACATAAACGATGTTGATACTACAAACACGGTGAATGGTAAACCAATCTATTACTGGATAGGTAAAACAGACCGAACCGTGCCACTGGACGCTGGATGTGTCATTCTGACAAACTGCAAGAACATAATCGTGCAGGACCTAAGCCTCAGTAACGTTAAAGACGCAATATTGCTGGCGCACTGTTATAAAACAACCGTCAAAAGCAACCAGATAAAAGACTGCGACACTGGCATAACACTATACAACTCAACCCTTGATGACATTCTAAGAAACAACATTAACTGCCCAACGGGAATAAGCGCCTCTGGAAACGGTACAAAAATCCTTGGCAACGTGATAAATGCTACTGGCACTGGCATAAACATGGAGGGAAACTATCAAACCGCCAACGGCAACAGAGTCAAAGCAGGAACCTTCGGTGCAGGAAACAAAATTCTCGAGTGCAAAGGCTCCTACAATAATATATCACAAAACACTCTAAACGGAGAAAGCTACGTGGGCGTACTCATGGAGGGCTCTAATAACTTCTTTGTTGAGAACACCGTTTCAATGGGTGGAGCTCGGATAGGAGGTGAATCCAACATAGTCGCTAAGAACACAATAACGCATGAAAGCATAAGCATCTCGGGTGGACCAAACAACATCATCTGCGGAAACAGAATTGTAAACGGTTATGACTTAGGCGTGGGCGGTCAAGGTGATACTTACTATGGTAACAATGTGGAAACGAATGGGCTTGGCGCTCGAATCGGAGGCACTGAAGCTCGCGTACACGGCAATGTTCTCTATCACAACAACTTTATCATCAGCACCCGAAACGGGCCAGTCTGGGGCGACAATAAAGCTAACTTTTGGGACAATGGGCGAGAAGGCAACTACTGGAGTGATTACAACGGGTCTGACTGGAACTTTGATGGAAAAGGCGACACGCCATACGCAATAATGAGCGAAACACTAGGAAATGGCGGCGTAGTGGGCATTGTTATCGGTTATGATAATTTCCCGTTGATGGTACCTTTCGATATTTCCAGCGTTGAAGTGCCAGCATGGGAAATGCCTCCATGGAAACCAGAGGAATTTACAACCTCGGCTGATGGGAATGAAACAGAAGAAACATCCGCTCCAACAGACCCCTCAACAACGCCATCACTTGGACAGAACCACGGAACCAAATCCGACCAAACCGAATCTTTGCCAGAAGCTACCGATGTTGCTGTTTCCGTGACCATAATTGTGGGTACATGCTTGGGCTTACTAGTCTTCTACAAGAGGAGCAAACAAAAAGCGCCTATCACTGTAATAACAAGATGTTCGGCAACATTGGATGATAAACGTAAAAGTGCCATTGCGTAAGTATCCCTTGGTGTGTATGGGAGCAAGCGATAGTAATTCTTAAAAAGGCTGGAAAAGTAATCATTTACTCTCCGCGAGGAATCGAAAGGTTTGTCACCAACATCTGGCAGAAAAATTGTTCTCACAGCGTCAGCCACTGAAATGAGCGACTTTTTGAATAACCCCTTCATAGCTTTCGTAGGAGGCTTCGGCAAAGGACCAATCCCGCTTTCCTACGTTCGAAAAACCCTCTACCCGCATTGTGGACGCAAAGCTGATGGGCAAGCACTCTTTGCACCGTATGGACTCCGCAAGGTAGAATCCATGCTTTTGGAAGGCGGATTTTCACCAAACGACATCGCAGTTGCTCACCCAGAGGATTTGCACTTATTCGTTGGACCCCAAACAAAGGTCGTAGGTATCTCATCCATGGACCCCACCGGCATGGGCTACGTGAGCAAAACTTACTCATCAATTATCGGCGGCGGTGAACCCATGAACGCCGTCGAATTCAAAAAGCTAGTCATGCACCCAACTCTGAAGCGCTACAAGCCTAAAATTATTGTGGGCGGCTTTGGCTCTTGGCAGTTGGAGCGTAAACACATCTCTGATAGTTACGGTGTGGACTGTGTGCTGTTGGGTGGGAGACCAGCGCCGATTGTTGAGGTTTTCAAAAAAGCCGTGAATGATGAGCCGATTCCGCGTGTCGTTAAGGCTGATGAATTCCTAAACACTTGGGATTATAATGCTGAAATGCCTTTGACTAAGAATGTTGCCATTCACGGGGCTGTCGAGATTTCCAAAGGTTGTGGACGTAACTGTCAATTCTGCACGCCTACAATGCAGAATAAGATTGACATTCCATTGGATAAAATCATGGCAGAAGTCGCTTTAACGGTTGCTCAAGGTAGCGACCACGTGACACTCATCACCGAAGACCTGTTCCTCTACGGTGCGAACAATAAACAGTTTATTCCAAACAAGGAAGCAGTAGTGAAACTATTCAAAAGCGTTGCCGATTACCCAGGTGTCAAAAGCATTCAGGCTTCTCACATGTCTTTGGCTCCAGTTTGGCATGACCCGCAGATGATTAAGGAACTCGCTGAAATCCTAATTGAGAAGAGTTGGTACTCGTTTGGCAAAAAAGCCATAATCACCGCTGAAACAGGCATCGAAACAGGTAGCCCGCGATTAATGAAGAAGTACATGGCGGGTAAAATGTTGCCTTTCAAGCCAGAGCAGTGGCAAGATGTCGTCACAAACGCATTCGGCATCTTAAACGATAATGACTGGTACCCACTGGCAACTCTAATCATCGGGCTTCCAGACGAAAAAGAAGAAGACATGCTTCAAACGCTTGAGTTAATGGATAAATTAAAGGATTACAAGGCGTTTTATGTGCCTTTGTTCTTTGTGCCACTTGAAAACTGCGTGCTCATGAACAAGAAAGGCGCGGAGATGGATTCGCTTTCAAAAGCGCGCTGGGACTTCTTTATCAAGTGCTGGGAATACAACATTAAGATTTGGAAGCCAACTTTCCTAGAAAACCGCTTACCTAACCCATTGCTCTACAAGGCATTTGACAACATCATTATTCCGTACTTTGGCAGAATCCTAGGCTTCTACTACGGCTTAACACGTGGTGAACAGTTAAAGCAGGCTTTCTGGACGCTCAGCACACCGATTCCGACGCCTAAGGGGAATAGAAACTAAGATTAGGCAGATATTCTGCCGTTTCTTTTTCACTTTCTTTCCTTTGTAGTGGTTCCTCTTTTTGTGGTGCTTCTTCTTTTGCTGTTTCGGTAGGCTGGGCTTTGAGGATTTTTCTTGCATGTGTAATGTAGCCAGTGTGTCCTGTTATTAGTGTTTGAGGTCTGGTTTTGCCGCGTTCAACCTGCATAGCCCGCATCATACATTCGATTGTCTCTATGAACACAAAGCCGTTTTCTCGTAGTGCTTCGGTGGTTTTTACCACTTGGTCTATGGTTGGACTAAACGAGACTATGATACCTGACGGCTTGAGAGCTTCGTAAGCGTGTGGAACTACAAGCCAAGGAACTGCCAAATCCAAAACTACCGCGTCTAAATTGCGCTCTTCTATGCCTTGTGTAACGTCACCGCTTTTTAGTTCCACACGGTCTATTAGTTTTGAGCGTTGCAGGTTTTTAGCCGCGTTTTTTTGGAACTCGCTACGCAACTCATAGGTGTACACTTTGCCTGTTGGACCAACGTAATGTGCAAGTGCAGTGGTTAGTGCGCCTGTTCCTGTGCCTGACTCGACCACTCGGCTTCCTGGTCCGATGCCGCTGAACATGACGATTAATGCGGCGTCTTTGGGGTAGGTGATTTGGGTGTTGCGGCTGGATTTCATGATGTAGTCGGTTAGTGCTGGTTTTAGCGTGGTGAAGTTTATGCCTAGGCTGCTTTTGATGGGTTCGCCGTATGGTTTGCCGATGATTTCGTCTAGTTTTAAGTAGCCTTTGTGTGTGTGGAAGGTTTTGCCCGCTTCCATTTTAATCATGTAGGTTCTTCGTGCATCCAAGTAGATGAGCACGTGGTCTCCTTCGTTGATGATTTCGTTAGCCAATATGGTCCTCTCTTTGCGAGATTGAAAATGCATTTTGCCCCATTTAAGGCTTTGAACTCAATCACGTTATTTTAGGCGATGTTGCGAAAAAGTTTGTTGCTCTGCCGAGACCCCTATCCCCCTATTTAAAGCAATTAAACTTCTTAATTCCCGATTATTGCTTTGGTTAGTTTTTGAGGCAGGGTTTCGCGGTTTGCGATGGTTACATTGAAAACCTCAGAGTCAGTTCTCTGTTTAGTTTGTAAGAT
Encoded proteins:
- a CDS encoding tRNA (adenine-N1)-methyltransferase; protein product: MANEIINEGDHVLIYLDARRTYMIKMEAGKTFHTHKGYLKLDEIIGKPYGEPIKSSLGINFTTLKPALTDYIMKSSRNTQITYPKDAALIVMFSGIGPGSRVVESGTGTGALTTALAHYVGPTGKVYTYELRSEFQKNAAKNLQRSKLIDRVELKSGDVTQGIEERNLDAVVLDLAVPWLVVPHAYEALKPSGIIVSFSPTIDQVVKTTEALRENGFVFIETIECMMRAMQVERGKTRPQTLITGHTGYITHARKILKAQPTETAKEEAPQKEEPLQRKESEKETAEYLPNLSFYSP
- a CDS encoding B12-binding domain-containing radical SAM protein, which codes for MSPTSGRKIVLTASATEMSDFLNNPFIAFVGGFGKGPIPLSYVRKTLYPHCGRKADGQALFAPYGLRKVESMLLEGGFSPNDIAVAHPEDLHLFVGPQTKVVGISSMDPTGMGYVSKTYSSIIGGGEPMNAVEFKKLVMHPTLKRYKPKIIVGGFGSWQLERKHISDSYGVDCVLLGGRPAPIVEVFKKAVNDEPIPRVVKADEFLNTWDYNAEMPLTKNVAIHGAVEISKGCGRNCQFCTPTMQNKIDIPLDKIMAEVALTVAQGSDHVTLITEDLFLYGANNKQFIPNKEAVVKLFKSVADYPGVKSIQASHMSLAPVWHDPQMIKELAEILIEKSWYSFGKKAIITAETGIETGSPRLMKKYMAGKMLPFKPEQWQDVVTNAFGILNDNDWYPLATLIIGLPDEKEEDMLQTLELMDKLKDYKAFYVPLFFVPLENCVLMNKKGAEMDSLSKARWDFFIKCWEYNIKIWKPTFLENRLPNPLLYKAFDNIIIPYFGRILGFYYGLTRGEQLKQAFWTLSTPIPTPKGNRN